The Mus musculus strain C57BL/6J chromosome 16, GRCm38.p6 C57BL/6J DNA window GTCCCCACTCACACTTTTCTTTACAGAGAAATCCCTGCATGCATTTATCATGTGTTGTCAGTGTACCACATACATACGGAAGGGCAGAGGGCAAATTAccggagccagttctctccttccaccctggacGTCCTGAGGCCTGAACTCGGGTCACCAAGCTTTACGGCAAGCCCCTCCTCCACCCACTGGCCCGTCCCATCTCGCTGCCCCAGCTCTGGCTCTTGTGTCTCTAGGAAGCATACTTGATATTCTGCCTTACGAAGGCAGACAGTGTCTCCTGAGAGTTACTATACTATACTCGTCCCAGCCTACACAGATGAACATAAGCCGGGCACTGAAGCCTCTGGCGGCTTGCTCAGGGCTTAGCTGCTTCTTCTACCTGAGTGCTGAGTAAGTTTCCACTCACGACAGGCTTACTCCCTCTGCAGCAACAATGACGCCTCAGAACAAAGATGCCTGCTTCCTCCCAGCCGTGACACTCACACTCATCCGCTAAGCAGCTCTCTTCCCACTCCACCGTCCTGGTTCATGACCCGGATGAACCGATCAATCAGTATCAATCAGTTGTGCTGATTTTACTTCAACAAAGAAATTCCACTCAGGAAGCGCAGGCAGGCTCTGCCTGAGAAACTGAATGTTGCCTAGGACAGCTCTTTCCATTAGAACGGGAAATAACCACTATCAGCCAGTCCAACCTGCCGAGACAGGAACGCAGGCGTGAGGATTGCGGACGGAGACAAAGCCATACTCCAGGAGCAGCCTCTGGTTATCATGGGGGCCGTAGCAGATGAACACCTCCTGGTGCTTCCTACAGCGCGAGGCTGTTCTAATCTCATAGCACCTGGTTTTCTCGTTAAACGCCGCTTTTACCTACAGGAGAAGGTATGAGAGTCCTCTTGTTAGCGCAGGCCTAAAGGCTCATCAAGCCACCATGGTAATTTCAGTACGAGGCAGTGTGACACGCTCAGCAGGGAGACTCCCACGGACAGAGAATCCGACTCCTGCACTTCAGCCTGTTCCCTCCTCCATCTCGCCCTTACCCAGGTGAGGGAGGAACTCCAGTCATGGACTCTGAAAATGACCAAGCGTGACATCTGTTGGGAGTTGATCTGTCACAAACAGCCTAAGAGAAGAAACTATGGCAGTACTAAGACTGTTGTTAGCAGTTGCAAAGGCTCCACCAACTGTGGTCTTGATCACTGGCTGTTATTTGTTAATAGTTCTTTAAGGTAAGAAAGGTCTTTTGTAGCTCAGGACCCTCAGGCTCCCACCAACTATGGCTGGGGCTTTCTATGGTCATCTATAGAATCACCAAGGTCCACAAATGTCCACaaacagcaataaaatccaaGTGAGGCTGCTGGGGAATGACTGAGTCCCTGTGTCCAGCCTCACATGCTCTGTGTGCCCAGTGTCACTGCCTGGATCGGGGAAAGGCCTGGCTCAGCACAGGGCCCGCAGGCCTGGAGGGCAGCGCAGTGCAGAAGCTCAGCAGACATTTGCTAGAATGACGACAGGGCAGCATGAAGGCGGTGGCCCGGCACATCCACCTGAAGCAGGCTACACCTCCACTACCATTCCATCCTTGACTCAGAACCCTTGTCCCTACATGGCAGGCTTCTGTAACGGCAGGACCTGTCTCCATGCCGCCCTCTCACCTGCACATGTGGGCTGTGATTCAGCAGGTCCAGGAACGGAGCAAGCGCACACGTGTCCGGCTCTGCGGAAAGgcactcctgcctcctggaccTCAGGTACACAGCCCTGGTGTTCACCGTGCACCAGGCCCACAGGAAGGCTCGGTAGCTGAAAACGCTGTCCACAGGCTCTGCAAACAGAGGCTGCAGGGTAGAGAAGAAGCCTCTAGCGGAGGTAAACAGGTCCTGCACTCGGGCTCTCTGCTCTTCCGCCTTCGCCTTTAAAGGGCTGGGAAGAAGATCTACCACTTCCGGCTCCAAACACACCGGGCAGGTGTATGACTTGGGTAAGATGTCCAGGTAAGACTTCCAGAGGGACCGACAGCCGGCATGCTTTTCTGAGACTAAGAAAGTACACAAGGCCAGCAGAGGAGACACAGGAGGCTTCCACCTGGTGAAATGAGGAGACAGATGGGAAGAGTTAAAGTGTGGACTCTCACAATGTCGTCTGCCTCAGAGGGGCTGTGTTCAAACTGTCAACTCTCCAAGACACAGGCATCTTTCCTAGGGCCGTGCCTCTCCCGAGCCGCCACTTCCGTGACTAGCAGGTAAGATTCACTCCCGTTTAAAAACCCAACACCTTGTTTCCAGCCTGGTTCTCCTGCTGAAGGCTTCTGAGTTTTACCGTGTAAAGGTAAATAACACAGGGTAAATAACACAGGGTAAATAACACAGGGTAAATAACACAGGGTAAATAACACAGGGTAAATAACACAGGGTAAATAACACAGGGTAAATAACACAGGGTACAGAGGGTAGAAGGACAGAGCCACGCCAGCCAACACAGTGAATGCTGGCTCAAGTAACTATTTCAATTTAAACTACTACTCATtctttgccgggtgtggtggcgcacgcccttaatcccagcactcgggaggcagaggcgggcggatttctgagttcgaggacagcctggtgtacagTGTGAGtttcagcacagccagggctacacagagaaaccctgtctcgaaaaaccaaaaaaaaaaaaaaaaaaaaaaaaaccaaaccaaaaggaaTCATTGTTTAGTAACACAAGGCACATTCCCATTCCAGTCACTGCACAGGCATCTGTGGCTCCTGGACAGTGCAGAACAAAGCAGCCACACCTTTGCTGGGGGTTCTACTGGACGGCACCACCAAGACAGAACTGTGGAATCCGAAACTCCCAGGTTCTAATACAAATCATGTAGCTGCTGAATAATTACTCATAATTCAGTCCCTAAGGCACAAACAGACTCAGAAACATTACCGTTATTCTTCGAAGCCCAAATTCCCATGTTACCACACACTGTACTGCGATCTGAGTGACTCAGAGAATAAGGGCCAGAGAGCATCTTCACTTTGCACAGGCACATAGAGAGCCAG harbors:
- the Setd4 gene encoding SET domain-containing protein 4 isoform X6 — its product is MQRRRGRTERARKRRRRSSGSRAVNESYRSEFIELRKWLKERKFEDTDLVPASFPGTGRGLMSKASLQEGQVMISLPESCLLTTDTVIRSSLGPYIKKWKPPVSPLLALCTFLVSEKHAGCRSLWKSYLDILPKSYTCPVCLEPEVVDLLPSPLKAKAEEQRARVQDLFTSARGFFSTLQPLFAEPVDSVFSYRAFLWAWCTVNTRAVYLRSRRQECLSAEPDTCALAPFLDLLNHSPHVQVGLADSGYFPF
- the Setd4 gene encoding SET domain-containing protein 4 isoform X3, which translates into the protein MSFAGTGRGLMSKASLQEGQVMISLPESCLLTTDTVIRSSLGPYIKKWKPPVSPLLALCTFLVSEKHAGCRSLWKSYLDILPKSYTCPVCLEPEVVDLLPSPLKAKAEEQRARVQDLFTSARGFFSTLQPLFAEPVDSVFSYRAFLWAWCTVNTRAVYLRSRRQECLSAEPDTCALAPFLDLLNHSPHVQVKAAFNEKTRCYEIRTASRCRKHQEVFICYGPHDNQRLLLEYGFVSVRNPHACVPVSADMLVKFLPAADKQLHRKITILKDHGFTGNLTFGWDGPSWRLLTALKLLCLEAERFTSWKKVLLGEVISDTNEKTSLGVAQKICSDVIEETHAVLRKVSDMKEGTVSLRSQLSLVEALRMEELRILQASAEILSGLLAPFS
- the Setd4 gene encoding SET domain-containing protein 4 isoform X4, whose translation is MSKASLQEGQVMISLPESCLLTTDTVIRSSLGPYIKKWKPPVSPLLALCTFLVSEKHAGCRSLWKSYLDILPKSYTCPVCLEPEVVDLLPSPLKAKAEEQRARVQDLFTSARGFFSTLQPLFAEPVDSVFSYRAFLWAWCTVNTRAVYLRSRRQECLSAEPDTCALAPFLDLLNHSPHVQVKAAFNEKTRCYEIRTASRCRKHQEVFICYGPHDNQRLLLEYGFVSVRNPHACVPVSADMLVKFLPAADKQLHRKITILKDHGFTGNLTFGWDGPSWRLLTALKLLCLEAERFTSWKKVLLGEVISDTNEKTSLGVAQKICSDVIEETHAVLRKVSDMKEGTVSLRSQLSLVEALRMEELRILQASAEILSGLLAPFS
- the Setd4 gene encoding SET domain-containing protein 4 isoform X5, with translation MQRRRGRTERARKRRRRSSGSRAVNESYRSEFIELRKWLKERKFEDTDLVPASFPGTGRGLMSKASLQEGQVMISLPESCLLTTDTVIRSSLGPYIKKWKPPVSPLLALCTFLVSEKHAGCRSLWKSYLDILPKSYTCPVCLEPEVVDLLPSPLKAKAEEQRARVQDLFTSARGFFSTLQPLFAEPVDSVFSYRAFLWAWCTVNTRAVYLRSRRQECLSAEPDTCALAPFLDLLNHSPHVQAVCDRSTPNRCHAWSFSESMTGVPPSPG
- the Setd4 gene encoding SET domain-containing protein 4 isoform X7, whose product is MQRRRGRTERARKRRRRSSGSRAVNESYRSEFIELRKWLKERKFEDTDLVPASFPGTGRGLMSKASLQEGQVMISLPESCLLTTDTVIRSSLGPYIKKWKPPVSPLLALCTFLVSEKHAGCRSLWKSYLDILPKSYTCPVCLEPEVVDLLPSPLKAKAEEQRARVQDLFTSARGFFSTLQPLFAEPVDSVFSYRAFLWAWCTVNTRAVYLRSRRQECLSAEPDTCALAPFLDLLNHSPHVQSP